Within the Prevotella scopos JCM 17725 genome, the region AAAGGTTATTAGTACTCACATGGCATTTATGACCAGCCTAAGGTACGAAGATAAAGTTCACGAATCCATGCTCCAACCTTTTCCCATGTTATCTGATCAACCTCTCGCTTACCTTCTATAGATAGGTAATCGAATAAGCTCTCATTATGACAGATAGAGTAGATAGCATCAGCAAGTGCGTGGATATCCCAATAATCTAACTTAATACAATTGTTGAGAATTTCAGCACAACCACTTTGTTTAGAGATGATACTTGGTGTACCACACTGCATTGCCTCCAAAGGAGAGATACCGAAAGGCTCACTCACAGATGGCATCACATAAACATCAGATGCTTTAAGACACTCATAAACCTGTTTACCACGCATAAAACCAGGGAAATGGAAGCGGTCTGCAATACCTCTTTCTGCAGCAAGATAAATCATTTGCTCCATCATATCGCCTGAACCTGCCATACAAAAACGAACATTCCGTGTTCGATGAAGTACCATGTTGGCAGCCTCAACAAAGTATTCTGGTCCCTTCTGCATTGTCAGACGCCCCAAGAAAGTAACAATCTTCTCCTTACCTTTATGGACGGGACGTGGCATTTCAGCAATATCTTGTGGCAGTGGATAAACAGCATTATGTACTGTAAACACCTTGCGTGGGTCCTGATGATACTGATTGATAACCGTTTGGCGTGTAAGTTCTGATACACACATGATGCAGTCAGCATTATCCATACCATCCTTTTCTATACCATATACAGTAGGATTAACCTTACCACGTGAACGGTCAAAATCAGTTGCATGCACATGGATACACAAAGGTTTACCGGATACACGCTTAGCATGAATACCAGCGGGGTAAGTCAGCCAGTCGTGTGCATGGATAATATCGAAGTCGTAAGTACGTGCAACAACACCTGCTATAATAGAATAGTTATTAATTTCCTCGTGCAAATTTGAAGGATAACCTCCCGCAAAATCCATTGCGCCAAGGTCGTTGACGTGCATATAATTAAAGTCTGCATAAATATGCTCACGCAACTTAAAATATAATTCTGGCGACATAATGTTGCCAAGACGATTCTTTACATAATCATAGCCTAATTCACGATAAGCGATTGGCACATGATTCATCGCCACAATCTCAGCATAGGTATGGTCCTCATCACCAAAAGGATGTGGCAAACAGAGTATTGTCTCTATATCACCCTGTGCGTGAAGACCTTCTGAAATTCCAAAATTAGCAGTTGCTAAGCCACCATATACATGAGGAGGATACTCCCATCCAAACATTAATACTTTCATACAGGTTCCTCATACTAAAATTTATATTTCTCAAGTAACTCCAACGTACGAAGCACCTCGGCTACATTCATAGCAAAAGAGATTGCTCCACGGCCATTGAATGGTGGATTACCATCGAAGAGTTCAGGTAGTGTACTGAGGCAAT harbors:
- a CDS encoding glycosyltransferase family 4 protein, with amino-acid sequence MKVLMFGWEYPPHVYGGLATANFGISEGLHAQGDIETILCLPHPFGDEDHTYAEIVAMNHVPIAYRELGYDYVKNRLGNIMSPELYFKLREHIYADFNYMHVNDLGAMDFAGGYPSNLHEEINNYSIIAGVVARTYDFDIIHAHDWLTYPAGIHAKRVSGKPLCIHVHATDFDRSRGKVNPTVYGIEKDGMDNADCIMCVSELTRQTVINQYHQDPRKVFTVHNAVYPLPQDIAEMPRPVHKGKEKIVTFLGRLTMQKGPEYFVEAANMVLHRTRNVRFCMAGSGDMMEQMIYLAAERGIADRFHFPGFMRGKQVYECLKASDVYVMPSVSEPFGISPLEAMQCGTPSIISKQSGCAEILNNCIKLDYWDIHALADAIYSICHNESLFDYLSIEGKREVDQITWEKVGAWIRELYLRTLGWS